Proteins from a genomic interval of Kitasatospora kifunensis:
- a CDS encoding NUDIX hydrolase: MSRYDPSAFPPFAVTVDLVVLTVREHELCALLVRRGEPPFQGYWALPGGFVRPDEGLGEAASRELAEETGLRAHSTAGQTAAGAHLEQLATYGHPQRDPRMRVVSVAHLALAPDLPTPKPGGDARGARWAPVSELLGPGPADREPLAFDHALILADGVERARSKIEYSALATAFCAEEFTVGELRRVYEAVWGVVLDPRNFHRKVTGTPGFLVPSGGTTTRQGGRPAQLFRAGGATVLNPPMLRPES; encoded by the coding sequence ATGTCGCGCTATGACCCGTCGGCCTTTCCCCCGTTCGCAGTCACGGTCGACCTGGTGGTGCTGACGGTCCGGGAGCACGAACTCTGCGCGCTGTTGGTGCGCCGGGGCGAGCCGCCCTTCCAGGGCTACTGGGCACTGCCCGGTGGTTTCGTGCGCCCGGACGAGGGGCTCGGCGAGGCGGCCTCGCGGGAGCTGGCCGAGGAGACCGGGCTGCGTGCTCACTCGACGGCCGGTCAGACCGCAGCGGGGGCGCACCTGGAGCAGCTGGCGACCTACGGTCATCCGCAGCGTGACCCACGGATGCGCGTGGTGAGTGTGGCGCACCTGGCGTTGGCCCCGGACCTGCCCACCCCCAAGCCGGGCGGCGATGCACGGGGAGCTCGCTGGGCTCCGGTCAGTGAGCTGCTCGGCCCTGGTCCGGCGGACCGTGAGCCGCTCGCCTTCGACCATGCGCTGATCCTCGCCGACGGTGTGGAGCGTGCCCGGTCGAAGATCGAGTACTCCGCGCTGGCCACCGCCTTCTGCGCCGAGGAGTTCACCGTCGGCGAGCTGCGCAGGGTCTACGAAGCGGTCTGGGGCGTGGTGCTGGACCCGCGGAACTTCCACCGCAAGGTGACCGGCACGCCCGGCTTTCTGGTGCCGTCCGGCGGCACGACGACTCGTCAGGGCGGACGCCCGGCGCAGCTGTTCAGGGCAGGCGGGGCCACCGTGCTCAACCCGCCGATGCTGCGCCCGGAGTCCTGA